The following is a genomic window from Mustela erminea isolate mMusErm1 chromosome 2, mMusErm1.Pri, whole genome shotgun sequence.
ttcttaaaactCAAATTTGGTGCTTTTCCTCTCAGCGGCCTGGGGTGACCTCTGAAAATGGTTTGCTATTCGCTTGACCCGGAAAACCCTATGAAATCATGCAAGCCAAGAGGTTCAAATGTCCGTGTTCACTTTAAGAACACACGTGAAACTGCCCAGGCCATCAAGGGTATGCATATCCGAAAAGCCACCAAGTATCTGAAAGACGTCACTTCACAGAAGCAGTGTGTGCCATTCCGTCGCTACAATGGTGGAGTTGGTAGGTGTGCTCAGGCCAAACAGTGGGGCTGGACACAAGGTCGGTGGCCCAAGAAGAGTGCTGAATTTTTACTGCACATGCTTAAAAACGCAGAGAGTAATGCTGAACTTAAGGGTTTAGATGTCGATTCTCTGGTCATTGAGCACATTCAGGTGAACAAAGCCCCCAAGATGCGGCGTAGGACTTACAGGGCTCATGGTCGCATTAACCCATACATGAGCTCTCCCTGCCACATTGAGATGATCCTTACTGAAAAAGAGCAGATTGTTCCTAAACCAGAAGAGGAGGTTGCACAGAAAAAGATAtcccagaagaaactgaagaaacaaaaacttatggCCCGGGAGTAAATTTGCacagaataaatgcaaataaaaattaaaaaaaaaaaaacaaaaaaacccctcaaatttGGTAAATTCAAATATGACACAAATATATTTAGAGAAGTTGGATGTTCAGAGTTGATTTACAGGATACAGATTTCATAAAGCAAAAAATGAATCAATTCATTGtcgctcttgttttttttttttcagtcagaaGTTTGTAACACTGAATTTTTCCAAAGCAACACACTTTCTGTAAtctgtttagcataatacctaaGAAAGTTTAAACACCAATAATGGCAGATTTATTTatcgttattattattattattagcatcaTCAGAGCAAATACAGTTCACACACAAATAGAGCTTTAAATggctttaaaagaatttaaagctATGTAAATCTTCCTTGCCAGCTTTTGGTCCTTTCTACAATATCTTATTTCCAAACTAGTCAAGGCTCTTCAACTTGAGTTCTTAACATGCCTTTGTTTTGGGTTTGGTGATCTTTCCCCTTATGAGTAGtgtagcctggcccctggccagTTTCTGAGCATTCAATCTTGACTACACAATTCGAGATTTAAAACCTCTGGGCATCTTTCCCCAAGGAGCAAGGCCAAATCTTCTGTATAAATTCACATGATACTTTATTTCTGGACAACTTCCACAAGGAGTGGGATGCCAGCAAGTAAATCAAATCCCATCAGCAGGGGCCCAGATACTCCCCCGAGCTGTTGCTTCCTATTCTATCAGGAGTAGCCTAACCGTGGTCTCAAAGACGTCCTAATCCCCCAAGTCTGTAAACACCCATATCTGGAAAACGCTCTTTGCTGATGGGATTTGGTTAAGGATGTTGAGCTGGAGAGGTTATCCTGGATTACGCAGGCAGGCCCTCACTGCCAGCATAGCACATGTGTTCTtagaagagaggggcagagggaaatctGCACACAGAAGAGTAGGAAATCATGTGGCCACGGAAGCAGAGACAGGAATGATGCAGTCACAAGTCAAGGAATGCGGGCAGCCCCCTGACGCTGGAAGACGCAGGAACAGATCCTCCCCTCGAGCCTCTGGAGAGAGAATGGCCCAGTCCCCACATCGAATTTGGCTCAGggaaactgattttggacttctggctcctggaactatgagaaaatatcctttctgttgttttcagccaccAAGATTGTGGTAATTTGCCATGGAAGCCCTAGGAAACAATGCTGGTGTGTTACTGTAATGAAATCCCAGACACCGTGGTTGGTACAAGAATGATGACAGCCAGGGTCCTAATTTTCCAGGCTTCTAAAGACGCTTATGAGGAAACCTATCTCAAATCTTCACTGTATAAATAGATATACTCACTTTTCCCGCAGCACATTCGGTCCCATCAAGTGGGGGTCCCTTTTTTGTCTTACAGAAGTAGGGATTATCAGGATGGCTACACCACAGTTGTTTACATGGGTCAAATGTTCGGaactggaagagagagaatcaggaTCTCAATGAAAGAGAGATGGCATGTCCTACCCACCTGTGTCCGACGGCACCTTGTGGACACTTTCTTCATGTCATGTCCCTtgggtattttaattttaaattagtagTAACAGCTGTGgcatgataagaaaaaaaaaatcctgcccaAGTATTAATTCCAAGGAAAGGATACTTGTATTCCTCTTTTCTAAATTAtcaatgataaataataatttgcGATTCTCCGGTTGTCTTCAACATTTCTGTATACCATTTCTGTTTCGTGGTTTTCAAATAGACGGtatgagaattttaaagaatctGTAAATATCATGaccattttaaatgtgaaaacttATTAAGATAGTTTTGAAGCTCTCAAGTTATTAAAACAGCTTCTCTTGTAAATAATtgtattgtaaataatactaaGCTGACTAGTCTGATTATAAATAACTAGTTATGAACTAGTTAGACTGTAAATAATACTGAGCTGActagaagcagaaaatatttataaggctTGCTATGTGAGATGAGGTGTTCTAGGTATAACAAAACCAATGCATTCATGTAGTTTAGaacatattttccatatatttaataCTCAAAACAATCCATGACTGAGAATCTGAGTTATAAGTAAGGCATTAGTTATGCTTATAAGTGAGATAATATCAGCCAGACTAGAATTGCAGCACTCTTCCACATgagaattctttttgttttcctaaaacacCACATTATAATATCCAAATGGATGTGTAAGCCACATATTTGTGTATGTTCTTCACTTGTTTGATGTCTTTGTAACTAAAAATATCTTACCATTCtctagatttgaaaaaaaatcaaacgcTAGTTTATTCACGTGTTGATTTTTCACTGTACTTATTACCCATATACAGCCTCATGGAcagaacttttattattattattttttaattgtactcATTTTGgacctgggttttttgttttttcttttgttgttgttgttctaattCCTATTATTTAATCTAGAAATTGTACTTTTCCGTGACATTGGGGCAAAGCTTTAGAATTCTCAGGTCTTAAAGCACTGATGCAGGCAATAAAGGACTGACAGCTTGTACCTTACACACCGACCGAATGGCTGGAGATAGCACCACACGGAAGATTCCAAACAGCACGTCAACTTCTTCTCAGTACCTTGAGATAGTTACTTTCTCTGCTCTTACACATAAGGCTTGCTCCAACACATGAAaacccctcctttcttccttttcttcttctgaacTACTAAAGCTTGATATAGAAGTTTGGTGTGATACAGCTCTAACGTGCACAGCCACGTGGGGGATGGGCTAACCCAGACCCCATTCACCATatgcctgcattgggctcagcgCTGTAATTACAGCATCAGGTTGAACCCTGATACCAAATCTATGAGATAAATGCTATCATTATCCACATTTTTATACCCAAGGAAACTAAGAGAGATTGAATAAAGTGCTTAAAGTCATATACTTAGTAAGTATGAGACCCACGTTCTGATCGCCCACCGAGCCTCAGGAGAAAACCCATATCCCTGACCTTCCGGCCATACCATAGGATTCTCACGTGAGAATATACCACAACGACCCTTCCCTATGGTCACAGATACATGAAATCCAGCTAACAAACTAGTGAAAAACAATCAACTGAAGGCTTAGAAGTCATCTCTGAAGGTCACAAAAACTAAGAGAGCGACAGAGCGTAAAGCTTCGAGCCTGACCATCTCAGTCTCGATGTCAAGCTCCCCTATTTACCAGATGCGTGATTTGAGCAAGTTGGGCTTAATCTCTGTAAGTCTTGGTTTTTTcgtctataaaattaaaatataccaaTTCCCATCTAGTCGGCCCCAAGGATTAAACAGGGTAATATATTTGAAGCTCTTAGCCTCAGCGCACAGTGACACATCAAACACAAAATCATGGGTAGATAGTCTTCTGCTTGACCCGTGAGCCTACAAAGCTCACCAAGCAGGAGTGAAGCAAACAGATTCCAAGATGCAAAATCTCAACTGACTGTGAGTGACGTACCGCAGTGCACATTTTATAACCAACCCCAAAGTCAAAACGACACTGTTCATCCATAGAGTAGTTGATTCCAGGAAGTTCTGGGAGTTTGGGCCAGTCATGTTCAAAAGGGTCATCGAGGAGACAGTCATAGGAACTGTAAAAAGGAAAGTATTTCatgtcattaaatttttttttttttttaatcccatccTAATGAAAAACTGTTCTTAGGTTACACACTCTGGAGTTTCATCCAGTCATACAGCAAGATCACAGAGTCCTACCTTTTAAGGTTTCTAGTTCACTTCCATTCAGAAAAGACCCATCATCCTTATTCCTCCcaaaaaagaagccaaacatgACTCAGGAATACAGTAGAATTGTGACAGCCTTATTCATGGCCCCCACGGGACCCCCACGTGGTAGATGGCACAgatcccagcccccaccctaCAGGGCATATGTGGCACTCTCTGCGGGCGTCACATGACCGTCCTCTCTCTCCTAGTCCCTAACTCAAGTTTGACCACCATAGATTCCATAAGGAATTTACTAAAAGGAGACCAGAGTTAAAAATCCTCTTAAATTCTAGGCTTATGGCTTAAAATACTGTGATTACATTATGGGATTATGGTGCCAAAAAGCTCTGAGTCATAAGAAAATGTTTATCATGAGTGACAATTCTCATTCACTGGGAGTTTGGTTAAGGTCAAATCCTAAATGTCAGTTTCATGTCTGTGTTAGGCTATGACATAAACACTCTGGGGACACACAGAAGGGGACCTACTGGATGTATCTCTTCAGCTCTTGGCCGCTGCACCGGGACCAGTGGTAGCGATGAAACGCGGCCTGCACCAAGGGAGCCATGACGCTCCCCATCGCGGTCTCATCGCCGCACCTGTTGCCTTGTCCGTCGTGCTCCATTCCCAGCCTGCAACGGAAGTGAGACCTCACGGGTGAGAACCAGAGGGGCCATGGGTGGTGCTTGATTTCACTCTTGGAAACCCGTTCAGGGGACTGTGCGTTTTGCAAATTAATGTGGCTTTGGCGGAGGAGTCCCAGAGACTGTGAAATAGAGAACAAATGGACAGAAATGTCTTCCTTGTCCCGTCGCTGTGAAAAGcgcgggtgggggggggtggtctccGCCAGCCAGAGTCACTTATTTAGTTTCAGCACATGACCTCTTCCCTGTTTTCAGCTCCTCACACTTGGCAAGGAATGAGAGTTGCATGCTGGCATGTACTCTGCCCAAAGTGTGAACAATACTGAGAGAAGCGGGAaagaaaagaccttttttttcGCTTTATAGCTGTCAACAGTGACTTACACATGGCCAGTCTCATGGGCTACTACAAAAGCAGATGAAAAACCATCCTCATGATTCAGGGTACAACTTCTCACTGGATGACACATGCCTGTGACCGGAGCATATCCTGTAGAGAATAacaattacttttattttcattttatgagaaAGCCCATTAAGAGCTACTACTGGACCTTTGCCTAGGGGGGgataaaaaaaagcttttcaggAAACAGAGGCAGTATTATTTCGCTGCTAGCATTGTGCCACATTCTCTTGGGAAAGCCACACACAGGTAATGCTCTCTAAAAAGATTCATTGGGTCTGCGTTTTCTCTGTCCCTAAGAGAAGGAACTGCCTGGGGTTACCATTCTGTGCTGCCCACCAACAAAGCCCCGTCTTTCTGTTTTTAGTGAATGGTCCTTCCTATGATGGTACTGATAAAAAGAGCCAGAAATTCCATCAGTGTTGAAAAGAAACTCATCAGTCTACTTTTTTCCAAAGTCTACGTCAGAATTTATTAGATAAATGTAAGCTGACTTTGGAAGAAAGCTCTTTGGCAGCAATCATTTCTCATGGCATCTCCATTCCCTTCCCAAGCGGTTAGTGGAAATCACGTCACATTTGACAGGATCCCCTCCACACCCCAAATGCACAGTCATTATTTTAAAGGCAAGTATAATTTATTATACCATTTAAGTGGCATTTAACATCGTGAATTCCACAGAAGTCACTGGAAGCAATAGAAAGACAGTGTGTGCCTGGCTGATGCATGGTGCAAAAGGATAGAAGGGAGCTGAACATTTGAACAGACTCCTGGATTTAGGATTATTTTTGGAAAGTCATGCCCTTAAGTTTTTCTTCTGCACGTTAATAGAAATACCTTGCATTCCAGCAGGTCCGAAGTCTTGCCTGGTTAAGAAAATTGCATGATCATGGTGTTCGGGGTGGTTCGGATCAGACTTTTGTTGTTGGCAAGCCCAGCGACACACATTCTCCAAGCTTCTGGATGGGTTTCCCCTTTCTATGAGGCTGATGGACTAAGAGGAAACGGTGTGTTGAAGAAGTGCAATATTTCAATGAGGTTCGATAATCTCATTTAGGGCTTACGCATATGCCTATTCTTGTTTGGGGATTCTAAACGCCCAGGAAGGAAATCTGAACAGTGACCAGTGGTACCTGTGTGACAGGTGACTGCACGTTTATGGGGACACATGACGCTGACCTTTGCTATCGTTGGGCAACTCAATGTTAATCATTGGGGTAAGAACTCTAGTAGTCCATTTCCTAATCCAGCTCAGATTTCTTAGTTTTATAGACATTAAGaacggggggaaaaaaaaaaaagaggaaaagattctGCTGTGATACTTTTATCCAGAGTTCTTAAAGGTCtttggttaaaatttttatttttatttgcccaGAATTGAGCAACATAGGTGAAGTATTTAAGTTCTTCAATGAGCTGGCAAAGCTGGTCAAATCTTCATTTCAGGAAATGGCCCAATTACATAAACCTTACACTGAAAAAAGCAACTAACCTTTCTTAACCTCAGAGCAATGAAGAGAGATGTACTCTTATCTGGTATTTACAAGAGGCAGACTGACATTGCCTGGAATGTTGCTACTACCACATTAGGATCAGGAGTTAAAAGTTTAGAGGGAAAGGGGCCCATCCTTCAAAAACTCAGTATCCATACTTTCCAGAGTAGCTCTGATTGAATAAGAAATTGAATTTGGAGCTCCATATTAGTACCTTGTTGGCTGACAGGCTGAGAGTTTTGTTACATTTCAGCAAATGTCATTATCGGTGTTTACATTCTGAATAAAATGAGCCTGGTTTATTATATGCTGATCACATACTTCTCCAAACAAATCATCTAACAACCCACTGAAGGCTGTTAACATCTCCAGCTGGAGTCAACTTGTGTTTAGTGTTCGTGACACAAAGTAGGTCAGGCTTGGGGAATAAAGTAAAGATCAAGGACACACTCTCATCAGAAAATGATAAGTGGGTGTTACATACATAATGAACTGCAAACACacggattttttttcctgtttgctaAAGGCATAATTTCCTTAGTATTTCATAATCAGGAGGATTAATTATGGGAGGGggacatgtaattttaaatatcaagaaAATTGCCAAGTTAGGCACTTTCTCAAAGGAAGAAACCAAGGTCATCCATTTAATTATTTCCAAGGACAAGGACCCATCTACTGCTATTTTAAAGCCAGCTGAAGTTCGTTACATTACATGAAATTCCTACCTGTGCATTTTGACCtaactttttgttttcagaaggaATAGAGCTCTTCTAAGGGAGTATCCACTCTGTACTTGGCTTTTCTTAAGTGGAATGATAGACatggaaaatactgtttttcacaaACCATGAGAGGGCAAGGatctttgctgcttttcttcaccgatatattcaaagcactagaAAGCATCTGACACATAGTCGGCATGCAGcagagatgttttaaaaaaataaatggttcgAGAATTTGATGATAATGGTAGACTGAGgaaattctctttcttcacaattatatgcatttgttttcattcataCGGTCACGCCTAGAGCCAGGACCACTACCTGTGACTCCATTAGACAGATAAGCAAACGGTGTCAGCACAAAAATCATTATCCGCTCAGACCGGGAGATGAATGCTTGCTGTGGCAGTTTCTCCTCCTCACTTGTAACCAGCTAGGTCTACGTGAGACACCAGGGCGACGTGTTCGCTACAGCTACAGAAATGCAGTCTTCCGTTTGTTAGCTCGGTCGTGTTCATAGTCCAcgtatttaaaagcattttaccTTTGCGTACCCCAGCATTATCATGCGCACCAGGACCACATTTATATGCACTCCGAGGGACTCATCGTGGTAAATTTCATTCACCTGGAAACAAAGCAGATCGTTGCTAATAGAAGGGTGACAAACGATTTCATGAGATGGACAACATTTTAGGGCTCAGTCATGTGATGACAAGTGCTAGAGTCAagtcccttttttttaaaatttggtttaagCTGAACTCTCTGACCATTAGCTCTGAAACAAGTCTCAGGTATGTGAATCACTGATGCTGTAAACCCCACCGTACCTTGAACAATGGAGAAGATACCTCCAAAGGGCTTCATTAACCTACTGTTGTGTTAGAAAGAGTCCAGTGTGCTGTAGCTCACATATAGTAGTCATCGAAAGCAACCACGAGTGGGTGACTCAGATAAGAGTCTGCTAGCTGAGCAGAGCCACGGTCACgtagaggaaaacagaaagaggcATTTGTCTCGTGCCCAGGTCATCACAAGCTGCCCAAAGTCCAGCTGGGAGAGCCCGTGGAAATGGACTTGGCGTGTAGCAGCTGTCGTGGCTTATCTGCAGGCCAGTGAGTGGGTAGTCCCCTCCCCTCGCCCCTGGTGCTCTAGCAATAGGGCAGCTCAGTCGATGAGTAG
Proteins encoded in this region:
- the LOC116585181 gene encoding 60S ribosomal protein L17-like, whose protein sequence is MVCYSLDPENPMKSCKPRGSNVRVHFKNTRETAQAIKGMHIRKATKYLKDVTSQKQCVPFRRYNGGVGRCAQAKQWGWTQGRWPKKSAEFLLHMLKNAESNAELKGLDVDSLVIEHIQVNKAPKMRRRTYRAHGRINPYMSSPCHIEMILTEKEQIVPKPEEEVAQKKISQKKLKKQKLMARE